The Amycolatopsis sp. DG1A-15b genome window below encodes:
- a CDS encoding toxin-antitoxin system HicB family antitoxin, with amino-acid sequence MDLTPYIATLREDLANTAAAGDEHTRRAAALLSSALEPAVRLTLMNALADLAAEVTAALPGQVVDVRLDGRDVRVVVTGTAEEPTSRATPRDTTPPPPIDGGDISRITLRLVEQIKGQAERAAAAQGISLNTFVSQAVQGALGHGALGGGGHKHQSKGDRGGSGSHLHGWVEG; translated from the coding sequence ATGGACCTGACGCCGTACATCGCCACCCTTCGCGAGGACCTCGCGAACACGGCTGCCGCAGGGGACGAGCACACCCGGCGGGCGGCCGCGCTGCTGTCCTCCGCGCTCGAGCCCGCCGTCCGCCTGACGCTGATGAACGCCCTCGCCGACCTCGCCGCCGAGGTCACGGCCGCCCTGCCGGGCCAGGTGGTGGACGTCCGGCTCGACGGCCGGGACGTCCGGGTGGTCGTCACCGGGACCGCCGAGGAGCCGACGTCACGCGCGACACCACGTGACACCACACCACCGCCACCGATCGACGGTGGTGACATCAGCCGGATCACCCTCCGGCTGGTCGAGCAGATCAAGGGCCAGGCCGAACGCGCGGCCGCCGCGCAGGGCATCTCGCTGAACACCTTCGTTTCGCAGGCGGTGCAGGGCGCACTGGGCCACGGCGCGCTCGGCGGCGGGGGCCACAAGCACCAGAGCAAGGGCGACCGCGGCGGGAGCGGGTCGCACCTGCACGGCTGGGTCGAAGGCTGA
- a CDS encoding sigma-70 family RNA polymerase sigma factor: MKVPGRSSANANRCSGADRGGCAINETHTALLQALHDEHAPALWRYALRLTGDDQLAQDVVQESLLRLWNSPEILEQGEPASRAWLFTVARNVVIDERRSARSRREVRSPCVPEESRTDPIDSALDAWVITDVLTQLSPDHRTVIVRAYYMGQSVAELAVELEVPEGTVRSRLFYGLRALRLALQERGLTRR; encoded by the coding sequence GTGAAGGTACCGGGGCGTTCCTCGGCAAACGCGAACCGGTGTTCGGGCGCTGACCGGGGTGGGTGCGCCATCAACGAGACACACACGGCGCTGCTGCAGGCGCTGCACGACGAACACGCCCCGGCCCTGTGGCGGTACGCCCTGCGCCTGACCGGCGACGACCAGCTCGCCCAGGACGTCGTCCAGGAGTCCTTGCTGCGCCTGTGGAACAGCCCGGAGATCCTCGAGCAGGGCGAGCCGGCGTCGCGCGCGTGGCTGTTCACGGTGGCGCGCAACGTCGTGATCGACGAGCGCCGGAGTGCGCGCTCGCGCCGGGAGGTGCGTTCGCCGTGTGTCCCGGAGGAGTCCCGCACCGACCCGATCGACTCCGCGCTGGACGCGTGGGTGATCACGGACGTGCTGACGCAGCTGAGCCCGGACCACCGGACGGTGATCGTCCGCGCGTACTACATGGGGCAGTCGGTCGCCGAGCTGGCGGTGGAGCTGGAGGTGCCGGAGGGAACGGTGCGCTCCAGGTTGTTCTACGGCTTGCGCGCATTGCGGCTGGCGTTGCAGGAGAGGGGGTTGACCAGGCGTTGA
- a CDS encoding Scr1 family TA system antitoxin-like transcriptional regulator gives MKPTSSSPGSRALSASLREVREARKFGLRELARALEVDPRLLSQWELGVRVPPVEEVARILGYLRVDRAVTNRVLALVQHVRNPNWLDSNPSDLPAALTGVMQCERSASLITNWSPLIIPGLLQTPDYARALLATSDIKVEEADVRLVARLKRQRILSGSQPVRLKAIISELAIREVVGDAGIMSDQVDHLLRLAVTSNISVRIVPADVGYHPGKGGMFALYEFPSDPAIVLLEHHHASAFINELGAIASYRRLVKLLSGKALSEENSRVLLQEMAR, from the coding sequence ATGAAACCGACTTCGTCTTCTCCTGGTTCACGGGCGTTGTCCGCGTCGCTGCGCGAAGTGCGCGAAGCGCGGAAGTTCGGATTGCGCGAGCTCGCGCGGGCGCTCGAGGTCGACCCGCGGTTGCTGTCCCAGTGGGAGCTGGGGGTCCGGGTGCCGCCGGTCGAGGAGGTGGCGCGGATTCTCGGGTACCTGCGGGTGGATCGGGCGGTGACCAACCGGGTTCTGGCTTTGGTGCAGCACGTGAGGAACCCCAACTGGCTGGACTCGAACCCGTCGGACTTGCCCGCAGCGCTGACCGGGGTGATGCAGTGTGAGCGGTCGGCCAGCTTGATCACCAACTGGTCCCCGTTGATCATCCCGGGCTTGCTGCAGACTCCCGACTACGCCCGCGCTTTGCTCGCCACCTCCGACATCAAGGTCGAAGAAGCCGATGTGCGGCTGGTGGCCCGCCTGAAACGGCAGCGCATTCTCTCCGGCTCTCAGCCGGTTCGGCTCAAGGCCATCATCTCCGAACTGGCGATCCGTGAGGTGGTCGGCGATGCGGGCATCATGTCGGACCAGGTCGACCACCTGCTCCGCTTAGCTGTTACATCTAACATTTCAGTGCGGATCGTGCCTGCTGACGTGGGGTATCACCCGGGCAAGGGCGGCATGTTCGCGCTCTACGAGTTCCCCAGTGACCCGGCGATCGTCCTGCTGGAACATCACCACGCCAGCGCCTTCATCAACGAGTTGGGCGCTATCGCCAGCTACCGGAGGCTGGTAAAGCTGTTGTCGGGCAAAGCTTTGAGCGAGGAGAACTCGCGGGTCCTGCTGCAGGAGATGGCGCGATAG
- a CDS encoding zf-HC2 domain-containing protein translates to MSDPYRDWDAAYVLGALSPAERREYEGHLGCCVSCAAAVASFAGMPGMLSMVPRETSAELLEPVPPRASLVPGLARTIRASRRRGRTRVAAALAATALAGAVAGSRLVAQGCSPDPRIDRTTSAPATTPSAGRDPASLRFGRETP, encoded by the coding sequence TTGAGCGATCCGTACCGCGACTGGGACGCGGCGTACGTCCTCGGCGCCCTGTCCCCCGCCGAGCGCCGGGAGTACGAGGGGCACCTGGGGTGTTGCGTTTCGTGCGCGGCGGCGGTGGCTTCGTTCGCGGGGATGCCGGGGATGCTTTCGATGGTGCCGCGAGAGACGTCGGCGGAGCTGCTGGAGCCGGTTCCACCGCGGGCCTCGCTGGTGCCGGGGTTGGCGCGGACGATCAGGGCCTCCCGACGGCGCGGCCGGACCCGGGTGGCGGCGGCACTGGCGGCGACGGCGCTGGCGGGGGCGGTGGCTGGGTCGCGGTTGGTCGCGCAGGGGTGTTCGCCGGATCCGCGGATCGACCGGACGACATCGGCTCCCGCAACGACGCCGAGCGCGGGGCGGGATCCGGCCTCCCTTCGGTTCGGCCGCGAGACGCCGTGA
- a CDS encoding enoyl-CoA hydratase-related protein gives MDRTVVVDLQAPVATVTVDRPRARNALSSQVLTELIAVCSSLGGDPAVAGVVLTGAPGPAFVAGADIREMAALDPEEGARFGALGQEVTRALEGLPVPVIACVDGYALGGGCELALACDFVYATPKAVFGQPEVLLGLIPGFGGCVRLPRLVGPGRARELIFTGRHVDAAEAQRIGLVTELFDSREAMLAGARATITAVSRNSPAAVALAKSALNAGRGRPVEDGLELELAAFRAAFASPDMREGTGAFLGKREPVFGR, from the coding sequence ATGGACCGGACCGTCGTAGTCGATCTGCAGGCGCCCGTCGCGACCGTGACCGTGGACCGGCCGCGGGCACGCAACGCGCTGTCGTCCCAGGTGCTCACCGAACTGATCGCGGTGTGCTCGTCGCTGGGCGGAGACCCGGCGGTCGCGGGCGTCGTCCTGACCGGCGCGCCGGGGCCGGCGTTCGTGGCGGGGGCCGACATCCGGGAGATGGCGGCGCTGGATCCCGAGGAGGGGGCGCGGTTCGGCGCACTCGGCCAGGAGGTCACCCGGGCATTGGAGGGGCTGCCGGTGCCGGTGATCGCCTGCGTGGACGGCTACGCGCTCGGCGGCGGCTGCGAACTCGCGCTCGCGTGCGACTTCGTCTACGCCACGCCGAAGGCGGTCTTCGGCCAGCCGGAGGTCCTGCTCGGGCTGATCCCGGGGTTCGGCGGCTGTGTCCGGTTGCCGCGGCTGGTGGGGCCGGGACGCGCCCGCGAGCTGATCTTCACCGGCCGGCACGTCGACGCGGCGGAGGCGCAGCGGATCGGGCTGGTCACCGAGCTGTTCGACAGCCGCGAAGCCATGCTCGCGGGGGCCCGTGCGACGATCACGGCGGTGTCGCGGAACTCGCCCGCCGCGGTGGCGCTGGCGAAGAGCGCTCTGAACGCCGGCCGTGGGCGTCCGGTGGAGGACGGCCTGGAGCTGGAGCTCGCCGCGTTCAGAGCGGCGTTCGCCAGTCCTGACATGCGTGAAGGTACCGGGGCGTTCCTCGGCAAACGCGAACCGGTGTTCGGGCGCTGA
- a CDS encoding DUF397 domain-containing protein: MCAWRKSSYTAKDECVEVFLADTVGVRDTKARHLGHLTVSRAAWTALISACSVVQPAREHRG, translated from the coding sequence GTGTGCGCGTGGCGTAAATCGAGTTACACCGCAAAAGACGAGTGTGTCGAGGTTTTTCTCGCCGACACGGTCGGTGTGCGGGACACGAAGGCCCGTCACCTGGGCCACCTCACCGTCTCGCGCGCCGCCTGGACCGCGTTGATCTCAGCGTGCTCAGTGGTGCAGCCAGCCCGCGAACACCGCGGGTGA
- a CDS encoding crosslink repair DNA glycosylase YcaQ family protein: MQTISVSTARKTFLAAQGFTDPRPSGVPSRQHLKRVLSRVQLLQLDSVNVAVRAHYMPVFSRLGAYDPALLDEAAWAHSARRPRLLVETWAHEASLLPIEDWPLIRSGAKRDGWWRHYGPLIEKSPGLVDEILSVVKELGPIGAGGIERAVEADAQRRGPGSWWERSEVKRVCEYLFGIGQLTTGTRRSFERLYDLTERVVPPEILARSVSAEEGARGLISRSARALGVATETDLRDYYRLGPAPARQAVAELVEAGELEPVAVRGWKQVAYRHTAARTPRTVTGRALLCPFDPLIWERARTERLFGFHYRIEIYVPEPKRVYGYYVFPFLLDGSLVARVDLKADRAAGVLRVQGAFAEQGADVARVLPELAAELRHMAEWLGLSGVAVAGRGDLAAPLAKLVR; the protein is encoded by the coding sequence ATGCAAACGATCAGTGTCTCGACGGCCCGGAAGACGTTCCTGGCCGCACAGGGCTTCACCGACCCGCGTCCATCCGGCGTGCCTTCGCGGCAGCACCTGAAACGGGTGTTGTCGCGGGTCCAGCTGCTGCAGCTGGACTCGGTGAACGTCGCGGTCCGGGCCCACTACATGCCGGTGTTCTCACGGCTGGGCGCGTACGACCCGGCGCTGCTCGACGAAGCGGCGTGGGCCCACTCGGCCCGGCGCCCGCGGCTGCTGGTGGAGACGTGGGCGCACGAGGCGAGCCTCCTCCCGATCGAGGACTGGCCCCTGATCCGCTCGGGCGCCAAGCGCGACGGCTGGTGGCGGCACTACGGGCCGTTGATCGAGAAGTCGCCGGGCCTGGTCGACGAGATCCTGTCGGTGGTGAAGGAGCTGGGCCCGATCGGCGCGGGCGGCATCGAGCGCGCGGTGGAGGCGGACGCCCAGCGCCGCGGCCCGGGCTCGTGGTGGGAGCGCTCGGAGGTCAAGCGCGTCTGCGAGTACCTGTTCGGCATCGGCCAGCTGACGACGGGCACGCGCCGGTCGTTCGAGCGGCTCTACGACCTGACCGAGCGCGTGGTTCCGCCGGAGATCCTGGCCCGTTCGGTGTCCGCGGAGGAGGGCGCGCGGGGCTTGATTTCGCGTTCGGCGCGAGCACTGGGGGTGGCGACGGAGACGGACCTGCGCGACTACTACCGCCTCGGCCCGGCCCCGGCCCGCCAGGCGGTGGCGGAGCTGGTGGAGGCGGGGGAGCTGGAACCGGTAGCGGTCCGCGGCTGGAAGCAGGTGGCGTACCGGCACACCGCGGCCCGGACGCCGCGGACGGTGACGGGCCGGGCGTTGCTGTGCCCGTTCGACCCGCTGATCTGGGAGCGGGCCCGCACGGAGAGGCTGTTCGGGTTCCACTACCGCATCGAGATCTACGTCCCGGAGCCGAAGCGGGTGTACGGGTACTACGTGTTCCCGTTCCTCCTGGACGGCTCGCTCGTCGCGCGGGTGGACCTGAAGGCCGATCGGGCCGCGGGGGTGCTGCGGGTCCAGGGGGCATTCGCGGAGCAGGGCGCGGACGTGGCCCGCGTCCTCCCGGAGCTGGCGGCGGAGCTGCGGCACATGGCGGAGTGGCTGGGTTTGTCAGGTGTGGCGGTGGCCGGCCGGGGCGACTTGGCGGCACCGCTGGCAAAGCTGGTCCGCTGA
- a CDS encoding DUF4097 family beta strand repeat-containing protein translates to MSEEQTTPAEEPNDELVRIDEFETDVPLELDVSVTIGRVEVVLEGDSGARVELRHDQGEQQPWVAGVNSLLSWVGERFGDQLGVDPATSPAEAVRQSRIEKLGNRLVVQAPKAWQLRNAALAVKVHAPAGSHVEVRAGAADVTVTGSAGRVDLLTGSGEVKLDRADGSATIRTGSGAVKLGPTLGGLQLRSGSGHVEASSISGSATLATGTGDVWLGAVSGEVMARTGSGDLSVADAGSGTLDLITGSGEVRIGIRGGTSAEVDLTSSAGRVSSELDVADAAPEGGVKLKVRARTGTGNAVVTRAAG, encoded by the coding sequence ATGAGTGAAGAACAGACCACACCGGCCGAAGAGCCGAACGACGAACTGGTCCGGATCGACGAGTTCGAGACGGACGTCCCGCTGGAGCTCGACGTCAGCGTCACCATCGGCCGCGTCGAGGTCGTCCTCGAAGGCGACTCCGGCGCCCGCGTCGAGCTGCGGCACGACCAGGGCGAGCAGCAGCCGTGGGTGGCGGGGGTCAACAGCCTGCTGTCCTGGGTCGGCGAACGCTTCGGCGACCAGCTGGGCGTCGACCCGGCGACCTCCCCGGCCGAAGCCGTGCGGCAGAGCCGGATCGAAAAGCTCGGCAACCGCCTGGTCGTCCAGGCACCGAAGGCCTGGCAGCTGCGCAACGCCGCACTCGCGGTGAAGGTGCACGCACCGGCGGGCTCACACGTCGAGGTGCGGGCGGGCGCGGCGGACGTCACCGTCACCGGCTCGGCCGGCCGCGTCGACCTGCTGACCGGCTCCGGCGAGGTGAAGCTCGACCGCGCCGACGGCTCGGCCACCATCCGCACCGGCAGCGGCGCCGTCAAGCTCGGCCCGACGCTGGGCGGGCTGCAGCTGCGCAGCGGCAGCGGCCACGTCGAGGCGTCGTCGATCAGCGGGTCCGCGACGCTGGCCACCGGCACCGGCGACGTCTGGCTGGGCGCGGTCTCGGGCGAGGTGATGGCCCGCACCGGCAGCGGCGACCTGTCGGTGGCCGACGCCGGCTCCGGCACGCTCGACCTGATCACCGGCTCCGGCGAGGTCCGGATCGGCATCCGCGGCGGGACGTCCGCCGAGGTCGACCTGACCTCCAGCGCCGGCCGCGTCTCCAGCGAACTGGACGTCGCCGACGCCGCTCCCGAGGGCGGCGTGAAGCTGAAGGTACGAGCCCGCACGGGCACCGGCAACGCCGTGGTGACGCGCGCGGCGGGCTGA
- a CDS encoding GNAT family N-acetyltransferase yields MSDAAVRPADLSDAAEIARIQRETWHAAYEDLLGKKALAQLDATDLAGTWTETIDYPGSLVYVATEGEFTVGFCVAGRAPEDEVAQADGSLPEDAETTGLIATLLVEPRWGRRGHAGRLLATAAAGLRADGATRGIAWVAQGDHATLGFYRRAGWNPDGTVRTLDTGERTLREVRLTGTLDLSLS; encoded by the coding sequence ATGAGCGACGCCGCCGTCCGTCCCGCCGATCTGTCCGACGCCGCGGAGATCGCCCGCATCCAGCGCGAAACCTGGCACGCCGCCTACGAGGACCTGCTCGGCAAAAAAGCCCTCGCGCAACTGGACGCCACCGACCTCGCCGGTACCTGGACCGAGACCATCGACTACCCCGGCAGCCTCGTCTACGTCGCCACCGAGGGCGAGTTCACCGTCGGCTTCTGCGTCGCCGGCCGCGCCCCCGAAGACGAGGTCGCCCAGGCCGACGGGAGCCTGCCCGAGGACGCCGAGACGACCGGGCTGATCGCCACCCTGCTCGTCGAGCCGCGCTGGGGGCGCCGCGGGCACGCCGGACGGCTACTCGCGACGGCCGCCGCGGGCCTGCGGGCCGACGGCGCCACCCGCGGCATCGCCTGGGTCGCCCAGGGCGACCACGCCACGCTCGGCTTCTACCGCCGGGCCGGCTGGAACCCCGATGGCACCGTCCGCACCCTCGACACGGGCGAGCGCACCCTCCGCGAGGTCCGGCTCACCGGCACCCTCGACCTCAGCCTGAGCTGA
- a CDS encoding pitrilysin family protein: protein MARQVSGHEQPVGTTRTLESTPDGAVVKRSVLPGGLRVITERVPASRSATVGLWVGIGSRDEPASVAGAAHYLEHLLFKGTKHRDATQIAEEIDAVGGEFNAFTAKEHTCYYAQVLDADLPLAMDLVTDVVFEALCTDRDMDMERSVVLEEISMRDDDPEDLLHETFVTAILGEHPLGRPVLGTEKSIVEMSPAALRNFYKRRYTLPRMVLSVAGNIDHNQVLRLVRKALGERLDGSATPIAPREGRARIKTVPKLALHTDDTEQAHVMLGLRSLSRHDDRRFALSVLNAALGGGMSSRLFQEIREQRGLAYQVYSSVASYADTGHMAVYAGCQPEKLGDVAGVIREVLEKVGVDGLTDAEVARAKGQLRGGLVLGLEDTSSRMSRIGKNELNYGRYLGVDDTIARIDAVTTDEVCALARTLFARPGGVSAAAVVGPYAHADDLPDDLHEVIAS from the coding sequence ATGGCACGGCAGGTTTCCGGGCACGAACAGCCCGTCGGCACCACCCGCACGCTCGAGTCCACCCCGGACGGTGCGGTCGTCAAGCGCAGCGTCCTGCCCGGCGGCCTGCGGGTGATCACCGAGCGCGTCCCCGCGTCCCGCTCGGCCACGGTCGGGCTGTGGGTCGGCATCGGGTCCCGCGACGAGCCCGCCTCCGTCGCCGGCGCCGCGCACTACCTCGAGCACCTGCTGTTCAAGGGCACCAAGCACCGCGACGCCACGCAGATCGCCGAGGAGATCGACGCCGTCGGCGGTGAGTTCAACGCCTTCACGGCGAAGGAGCACACCTGCTACTACGCGCAGGTGCTCGACGCCGACCTCCCGCTCGCCATGGACCTGGTCACCGACGTCGTGTTCGAGGCGCTGTGCACCGACCGCGACATGGACATGGAGCGCAGCGTCGTCCTCGAAGAGATTTCGATGCGCGACGACGACCCCGAAGACCTGCTGCACGAGACGTTCGTGACGGCGATCCTCGGCGAGCACCCGCTCGGCCGCCCGGTGCTCGGCACCGAGAAGTCGATCGTGGAGATGTCGCCCGCGGCCCTGCGGAACTTCTACAAGCGCCGCTACACGCTGCCGCGGATGGTCCTGTCCGTGGCCGGGAACATCGACCACAACCAGGTGCTGCGGCTGGTGCGCAAGGCCCTCGGCGAGCGCCTGGACGGGTCCGCGACGCCGATCGCGCCGCGCGAGGGCCGCGCCCGGATCAAGACCGTGCCGAAGCTGGCCCTGCACACCGACGACACCGAGCAGGCGCACGTCATGCTCGGCCTGCGCTCGCTGTCGCGCCACGACGACCGCCGCTTCGCGCTGTCGGTGCTCAACGCGGCCCTCGGCGGCGGCATGTCGTCGCGGCTGTTCCAGGAGATCCGCGAGCAGCGCGGGCTGGCCTACCAGGTGTATTCGTCGGTCGCGAGCTACGCCGACACCGGGCACATGGCCGTGTACGCGGGCTGTCAGCCGGAGAAGCTCGGCGACGTCGCCGGCGTCATCCGCGAGGTGCTCGAGAAGGTCGGCGTCGACGGCCTCACCGACGCCGAGGTGGCCCGGGCCAAGGGCCAGCTGCGCGGCGGCCTGGTGCTGGGCCTGGAAGACACGTCGTCGCGGATGTCGCGGATCGGCAAGAACGAGCTCAACTACGGCCGCTACCTGGGCGTCGACGACACGATCGCCCGCATCGACGCGGTGACCACCGACGAGGTGTGTGCGCTCGCTCGCACTTTGTTCGCGCGGCCCGGTGGCGTCTCGGCGGCGGCGGTGGTCGGGCCGTACGCTCACGCCGACGACCTTCCTGACGACCTGCACGAGGTGATCGCTTCATGA
- the dapB gene encoding 4-hydroxy-tetrahydrodipicolinate reductase — MTINVGVLGARGRMGATVVNAVEGASDMKLVAALDAGDDFAPLADAQVVVDFTHPDAVMGNLEYLVAHDIHAVVGTTGFSESRLADLRALLEPKPALGVLIAPNFALGAVLAMRFAAQAAKFYASAEIIELHHNRKADAPSGTAAHTARMIAAARAEAGVTPGPDATTSELDGARGASIEEVRVHSVRLPGLVAHEEILFGGEGETLTIRHDSLDRTSFMPGVLLGVREVLHRPGLTVGLENVLDL, encoded by the coding sequence ATGACCATCAACGTCGGTGTGCTCGGTGCGCGCGGCCGGATGGGTGCGACGGTGGTGAACGCCGTCGAAGGCGCGTCGGACATGAAGCTCGTCGCCGCGCTGGACGCGGGCGACGACTTCGCCCCGCTGGCCGACGCCCAGGTGGTCGTCGACTTCACCCACCCCGACGCCGTCATGGGCAACCTGGAGTACCTGGTCGCGCACGACATCCACGCGGTCGTCGGCACCACCGGCTTCAGCGAGTCCCGGTTGGCCGACCTGCGTGCGCTGCTGGAACCGAAGCCCGCTCTGGGTGTGCTGATCGCGCCGAACTTCGCTCTTGGCGCGGTTCTGGCCATGCGGTTCGCGGCCCAGGCGGCGAAGTTCTACGCCTCGGCCGAGATCATCGAGCTGCACCACAACCGCAAGGCCGACGCGCCTTCGGGCACCGCCGCGCACACGGCCCGGATGATCGCTGCCGCACGCGCGGAAGCGGGCGTCACACCGGGCCCGGACGCGACGACGTCGGAGCTCGACGGCGCCCGTGGTGCCTCGATCGAGGAGGTCCGGGTGCACTCGGTCCGCTTGCCGGGCCTGGTCGCGCACGAGGAGATCCTGTTCGGCGGTGAGGGGGAGACCCTGACGATCCGTCACGACTCCCTCGACCGGACCTCGTTCATGCCGGGCGTGCTGCTCGGCGTGCGTGAGGTGCTGCACCGCCCCGGCCTGACGGTCGGCCTGGAAAACGTCCTCGACCTGTGA
- a CDS encoding amino acid adenylation domain-containing protein, producing MTALIRPSSLQGLTAADRVLFQRFGTGKAAGVPFRRIHDAVLAQARARPDAPAVMHSGESLTYAELDRRSASLAAALTGLGVRPGHHVGLFLTRSIPMVVGILAVLRAGAAYVPQDIRITPAPQLRHIVATAGIDVVLTTREHAGALPAGLGRVVAIDGEHPPHDRCAPPPSGGGGTAMVIFTSGTTGRPNGVRVTHANLGNVLLTAPGSLGIRPGDRVAQLLNIAFDMAAWEILGSLSHGGCLVIRGKDIEETARAADVLIATPGVLSTVDPRACPRVRTVAVAGERCPAALAEAWSRRASFHNACGPTEVTIVNTVQRYDPRLGGLTIGRPVPNTTVYVLDDELRPCAIGQAGEMWAGGACVTAGYAGNDVLTAERYRPDPFLGGAHRMFRTRDLVRWTTDGQLEHHGRTDDQVKVRGFRVELDAVTATLERAPGCERAATVLYDGGLVGFVTPSTAEPERIRRSAEAALPYYSVPAMIVPVDHLPLTDRGKVDRRALLSRLDSREPAETVA from the coding sequence GTGACCGCGCTGATCCGCCCCTCCTCGCTGCAGGGCCTGACCGCCGCAGACCGCGTGCTGTTCCAGCGGTTCGGCACCGGAAAAGCCGCCGGAGTGCCGTTCCGCCGAATTCATGACGCCGTATTGGCGCAGGCGCGGGCCCGTCCGGACGCACCGGCCGTGATGCACTCGGGTGAATCACTCACCTACGCCGAACTCGATCGGCGGTCGGCGTCCCTCGCTGCCGCGCTCACCGGGCTCGGGGTGCGGCCCGGGCACCACGTCGGCCTGTTCCTCACGCGGTCGATCCCGATGGTGGTCGGCATCCTCGCCGTGCTGCGCGCGGGCGCGGCGTACGTGCCGCAGGACATCCGGATCACGCCCGCACCGCAGCTGCGGCACATCGTTGCCACCGCGGGCATCGACGTCGTCCTGACCACGCGCGAGCACGCCGGCGCGCTGCCCGCGGGCCTCGGCCGGGTCGTCGCCATCGACGGCGAGCACCCACCGCACGACCGGTGCGCCCCTCCCCCGTCCGGTGGGGGCGGCACGGCGATGGTGATCTTCACGTCCGGCACGACCGGACGGCCCAACGGCGTGCGGGTCACCCACGCGAACCTCGGCAACGTCCTGCTGACCGCACCGGGCTCGCTCGGCATCCGGCCCGGCGACCGCGTGGCGCAGCTGCTGAACATCGCCTTCGACATGGCCGCCTGGGAAATCCTCGGGTCCCTTTCCCACGGCGGCTGCCTGGTGATCCGCGGCAAGGACATCGAGGAGACCGCCCGCGCGGCCGACGTCCTCATCGCCACCCCCGGCGTACTGTCCACAGTGGATCCGAGGGCGTGCCCGCGGGTGCGGACCGTCGCCGTGGCGGGCGAGCGGTGCCCGGCCGCGCTGGCCGAGGCCTGGTCGCGGCGGGCGAGCTTCCACAACGCCTGCGGCCCCACCGAAGTGACCATCGTCAACACCGTGCAGCGCTACGATCCCCGGCTCGGCGGGCTGACGATCGGCCGTCCGGTGCCGAACACCACGGTGTACGTGCTCGACGACGAGCTGAGACCGTGCGCGATCGGGCAGGCCGGGGAAATGTGGGCCGGCGGCGCGTGCGTCACGGCGGGCTACGCCGGCAACGACGTCCTCACCGCCGAGCGCTACCGGCCGGACCCCTTCCTCGGCGGCGCGCACCGGATGTTCCGCACCCGGGACCTCGTCCGGTGGACCACCGACGGCCAGCTGGAGCACCACGGGCGGACCGACGACCAGGTCAAGGTGCGCGGCTTCCGCGTCGAACTGGACGCGGTCACCGCGACGCTGGAGCGGGCCCCGGGCTGCGAACGGGCGGCCACGGTGCTCTACGACGGCGGGCTCGTCGGCTTCGTGACCCCTTCGACCGCCGAGCCGGAGCGCATCCGGCGTTCGGCCGAAGCCGCGTTGCCGTACTACAGCGTGCCCGCGATGATCGTCCCGGTGGACCACCTGCCGCTCACCGACCGCGGCAAGGTCGACCGGCGCGCCCTGCTGTCGCGGTTGGACAGCCGCGAGCCGGCGGAGACGGTGGCATGA
- a CDS encoding tetratricopeptide repeat protein, protein MKARNVALLLTAALVVYLFLLADRAFALFKTGTGVGIALGAGVLLLPVLGVWVVVMTWRNGLQVQRLSRRLDAEGELPDVSDLPRRPSGRVDREAADAWFEQRRAEVEADQENWRAWYKLAYAYDIAGDRRRARETMKKAVELEAADR, encoded by the coding sequence GTGAAAGCTCGCAACGTCGCGCTGCTGCTGACAGCGGCGCTGGTCGTGTACCTGTTCCTGCTGGCGGACCGGGCGTTCGCGCTGTTCAAGACGGGGACGGGCGTCGGCATCGCGCTGGGGGCCGGCGTGCTGCTGCTGCCGGTCCTGGGCGTCTGGGTCGTGGTGATGACCTGGCGCAACGGCCTGCAGGTCCAGCGCCTGTCCCGGCGGTTGGACGCCGAGGGCGAGCTCCCGGACGTCTCGGACCTCCCGCGTCGGCCTTCGGGCCGCGTGGACCGTGAAGCGGCCGACGCGTGGTTCGAGCAGCGCCGCGCGGAGGTCGAGGCCGATCAGGAGAACTGGCGGGCCTGGTACAAGCTGGCGTATGCCTACGACATCGCGGGCGACCGCCGCCGGGCGCGCGAGACGATGAAGAAGGCCGTGGAATTGGAAGCCGCCGACCGCTGA